From one Flavobacterium sp. N502536 genomic stretch:
- a CDS encoding geranylgeranylglycerol-phosphate geranylgeranyltransferase, which translates to MLSRQHKLLVMKIVSLFSVVRGYNIPIIVLAQYLSAIFILAPEKRALDILLDFNLFLIVFASAITIASGYIINNFYDSQKDLINRPNKSMLDRLVSQKTKLSVYFTLNFIAALMALIVSGRAFLFFSVYIFLIWFYSHKIKKYPIVGNLTAAFLAVVPFFAILLYFYNKISFEEIEDHMSHFMVISSHAVFLFLLLLIREMIKDLENLKGDLANNYRTIPILYNEKVSKQIITILTLLTVVPVYILINIYDVGYMDIYFYICFAVLLFFLIYLWKSNSKEQFLLLHNVLKFLIVSGVFCIVLINPSVLWHGKNLLLKS; encoded by the coding sequence ATGTTAAGCAGACAGCACAAACTTTTAGTCATGAAAATTGTTAGTTTGTTCTCCGTAGTGAGAGGCTATAACATTCCGATTATTGTTTTGGCGCAATACTTATCAGCCATTTTTATACTGGCACCTGAAAAAAGAGCGCTCGACATTTTACTGGATTTTAATTTGTTTCTAATCGTTTTTGCCTCTGCGATTACTATTGCTTCGGGGTATATCATTAACAATTTTTACGACAGCCAAAAAGATCTAATCAACAGACCTAATAAATCAATGCTGGACCGATTAGTCAGTCAAAAAACAAAACTATCGGTTTACTTCACGCTCAATTTCATTGCCGCTTTAATGGCTCTTATTGTTTCCGGGCGTGCTTTCCTGTTCTTTTCGGTTTATATTTTCCTAATCTGGTTTTATTCTCATAAAATAAAAAAGTACCCCATTGTAGGCAATCTTACTGCGGCTTTTTTGGCAGTAGTTCCGTTTTTTGCCATTCTTTTGTATTTCTACAACAAGATTTCATTTGAAGAAATCGAAGACCATATGAGTCATTTTATGGTCATCTCCTCTCATGCCGTTTTCCTGTTTTTATTATTACTGATTCGGGAAATGATAAAAGATTTAGAGAATCTGAAAGGTGATTTGGCAAACAATTACAGAACCATCCCGATCCTTTACAATGAAAAAGTTTCGAAACAAATCATTACCATCCTGACGCTCCTAACCGTGGTTCCGGTTTACATCCTAATCAACATTTATGATGTGGGTTATATGGACATTTACTTTTATATCTGTTTTGCCGTATTGCTTTTTTTCCTGATTTATTTATGGAAATCAAATTCTAAAGAGCAATTTTTATTACTTCACAATGTCCTTAAATTTTTGATCGTTTCGGGTGTTTTTTGCATTGTACTTATTAATCCTAGTGTTTTATGGCATGGGAAAAATTTACTGCTGAAGTCCTAA
- a CDS encoding glycerophosphodiester phosphodiesterase produces the protein MNKMLKIAHRGAKAYEPENTLQAFQKALDLNADGIELDVHLSADDHIIVIHDETIDRTTNGKGFVNTFSLAGLKSFLINGEYQIPTLNEVFDLVDKKCLINIELKGLGTPGKVVALIEHYISEKNWNYDHFIVSSFDWNMLQEISNLNPKIPIGVLTEENLNTALTFAETIKAKAIHPDFQLLNTKNVKEIQEKGFLVLPWTVNSEEDLQKIKSYNVNGIISDNPDKI, from the coding sequence ATGAACAAAATGCTAAAAATAGCACACAGAGGCGCAAAAGCTTACGAACCCGAAAATACATTACAAGCTTTTCAGAAGGCGTTAGATCTAAATGCTGACGGAATCGAACTTGACGTTCACTTGAGCGCTGACGATCATATTATAGTAATTCACGACGAAACGATAGACCGAACAACTAACGGAAAAGGTTTCGTAAATACTTTTTCTTTAGCTGGTTTAAAATCGTTTCTGATTAATGGGGAATACCAAATCCCTACTTTAAACGAGGTTTTTGATTTGGTTGACAAAAAGTGTCTGATCAATATCGAATTAAAAGGTTTAGGAACTCCCGGTAAAGTTGTCGCGTTAATTGAACACTATATCTCAGAAAAAAACTGGAATTACGATCATTTTATCGTTTCCAGTTTCGATTGGAATATGCTACAGGAAATATCCAATTTAAATCCAAAAATTCCGATTGGAGTCTTAACAGAAGAAAATCTTAATACCGCTTTAACTTTTGCCGAAACGATAAAAGCCAAAGCAATTCATCCTGATTTTCAATTATTGAATACAAAGAATGTAAAAGAGATTCAGGAAAAAGGATTCTTGGTTTTGCCCTGGACAGTAAATTCAGAAGAAGACCTACAAAAAATAAAAAGTTATAACGTAAACGGAATTATTTCTGACAATCCAGATAAAATATAA
- a CDS encoding TspO/MBR family protein encodes MNKIVKIAIALVICLMVGYSASVVTRPSVETWYPTLIKPVFNPPNWIFMPVWTLLYILMAVAAGLVWDKIKEQKETVKIALGFFLIQLTLNAIWSYLFFELKNPMLALIEIVLLWLMIYETYLKFIKINKIAGYLLIPYMVWVAFAGVLNASIWWLNK; translated from the coding sequence ATGAACAAGATAGTCAAAATCGCAATTGCATTAGTTATTTGTTTAATGGTGGGGTATTCTGCAAGTGTGGTAACAAGGCCAAGTGTTGAAACGTGGTATCCGACTCTTATAAAGCCTGTTTTTAATCCGCCCAATTGGATATTTATGCCGGTTTGGACTCTGCTTTATATTTTAATGGCGGTGGCAGCCGGATTGGTTTGGGATAAAATAAAAGAACAAAAGGAGACAGTGAAAATTGCCTTAGGTTTCTTTTTGATTCAGTTAACCTTAAACGCGATCTGGTCGTATTTGTTTTTTGAATTGAAGAACCCGATGCTGGCCCTAATCGAAATTGTACTATTATGGCTGATGATTTATGAAACGTACTTAAAGTTTATAAAAATTAATAAAATTGCCGGATATTTATTGATTCCGTATATGGTATGGGTAGCGTTTGCCGGAGTTTTAAATGCCAGTATCTGGTGGTTGAATAAGTAG
- a CDS encoding mevalonate kinase gives MKGPLFYSKILLFGEYGIIRDSKGLSIPYNFYNGALKKTEDPSAEAMASNASLKRFASYLETLQTEQPDLVAFDLATLKNDVETGMYFDSSIPQGYGVGSSGALVAAIYDKYATDKITVLENLTREKLLQLKNIFAQMESFFHGKSSGLDPLNSYLSIPILINSKDNIEATGIPTQSFDGKGAVFLLDSGIVGETAPMVNIFMESLKDKGFRTMLKNQFVKYTDACVENFLHGDMKSLFTNTKKLSKVVLNNFKPMIPEQFHGIWQNGIDTNDYYLKLCGSGGGGYILGFTEDLERAKASLKDYKLEVVYQF, from the coding sequence ATGAAAGGACCCTTATTTTACTCAAAAATATTACTCTTTGGAGAATACGGAATCATCCGTGACTCTAAAGGACTTTCTATTCCTTATAATTTTTACAACGGAGCTTTAAAGAAAACCGAAGATCCTTCGGCAGAAGCAATGGCTTCCAATGCAAGTTTAAAGCGTTTTGCATCTTACCTTGAAACGTTACAAACCGAACAACCGGACCTGGTTGCTTTTGATTTGGCTACTTTAAAAAATGATGTTGAAACCGGAATGTATTTTGATTCCAGTATTCCGCAAGGATACGGAGTTGGAAGCAGTGGTGCACTTGTTGCCGCTATTTACGATAAATACGCTACTGATAAAATAACCGTTTTAGAGAATCTGACTCGTGAAAAACTGTTGCAGTTAAAAAACATATTTGCTCAAATGGAGAGTTTCTTCCACGGAAAAAGCTCTGGTTTAGATCCTTTAAACAGTTATTTAAGCATTCCAATTTTAATCAACTCTAAAGATAACATTGAAGCAACCGGAATTCCGACTCAGAGTTTTGACGGAAAAGGTGCTGTATTTTTATTAGATTCAGGAATTGTAGGTGAAACCGCTCCAATGGTCAACATTTTTATGGAAAGCCTGAAAGACAAAGGTTTCCGTACCATGCTTAAAAACCAATTTGTAAAATATACCGATGCTTGTGTAGAAAACTTTTTACATGGTGACATGAAATCGTTGTTTACCAATACTAAAAAGCTATCAAAAGTCGTTTTAAACAACTTCAAGCCAATGATTCCGGAACAATTTCATGGCATCTGGCAGAACGGAATTGATACAAATGACTATTATTTAAAACTTTGCGGTTCAGGCGGAGGTGGTTATATTCTGGGTTTTACTGAGGATCTTGAACGCGCCAAAGCATCTTTAAAAGATTATAAGTTAGAGGTAGTTTACCAGTTTTAA
- a CDS encoding DUF937 domain-containing protein: MTPNLQIELRRFISSNVVSKLNKFYFENDALLIKGIDVSIGTVLMGLYNRAEESDFYKGITSLLKDDSTFYQEVDFASGRILSVDDCYRLEGNGLLKEIFTNKKGRISEMISNEVGIKSETAREILNFSALLVVSYLKNNIQIVESLKLLLEDQKRDILNSIPPGIKIILGFSCYESVEEKNQSIGRSIFTLFGHNFFSF; encoded by the coding sequence ATGACTCCAAACCTACAAATCGAACTTAGACGTTTTATTTCTTCTAATGTTGTTTCAAAGTTAAACAAGTTTTATTTTGAAAATGATGCGCTTTTAATTAAGGGAATCGATGTTTCGATAGGTACAGTTTTAATGGGTTTGTACAACAGGGCCGAGGAGTCAGATTTTTACAAGGGTATAACTTCATTACTAAAGGACGATTCGACCTTTTACCAGGAAGTTGATTTTGCATCGGGTCGTATTTTATCCGTTGATGATTGTTACCGATTAGAAGGAAATGGTTTGCTGAAAGAAATTTTTACCAATAAAAAAGGCAGGATTTCTGAAATGATTTCTAACGAAGTCGGAATCAAAAGTGAGACAGCCAGAGAGATTCTTAACTTTTCAGCCTTATTAGTCGTCTCTTATCTTAAGAATAATATCCAAATAGTAGAGAGTTTAAAACTACTCTTAGAAGATCAAAAGAGAGATATTTTAAACAGTATTCCGCCCGGAATCAAAATTATCCTTGGATTTTCATGTTACGAATCGGTAGAAGAAAAAAACCAATCTATAGGAAGATCTATTTTTACATTATTCGGTCATAACTTTTTTAGCTTCTAA
- a CDS encoding NAD(P)/FAD-dependent oxidoreductase, whose amino-acid sequence MIKNFDIIIVGGGAAGFFTAINIAEKNPKLKIAILERGKEVLSKVRVSGGGRCNVTHACFEPNELVKFYPRGEKELRGPFHQFCSGDTIEWFEKHGVELKIEEDGRMFPVSNSSQTIIDCFLNATEKLGIKVLTGQSVQSIFKKEDCWKIDTQSENFAAEKLVMATGSNPKIWEMLQNQGHAVISPVPSLFTFNIKDPRIKELPGVAAQVTVNVKDTKLESTGPLLITHWGMSGPAILKLSAWGARTLFDKNYQFTIFVNWLNDVDAEDAEKKLKELKQEHAKKAVSKKSPFDFPNRLWESLVLASGIDTETKWADLSKNQLQQLVSQLTKATFQVNGKSTFKEEFVTAGGIDLKEINFKTMESKLHKNLYFAGEIVNIDAITGGFNFQNAWTSGFILANSI is encoded by the coding sequence ATGATCAAAAATTTCGACATAATCATTGTTGGCGGAGGCGCCGCAGGTTTTTTTACCGCGATTAATATTGCAGAGAAAAATCCCAAACTGAAAATTGCCATTTTAGAAAGAGGAAAGGAAGTACTTTCTAAAGTTCGCGTTTCAGGAGGTGGAAGATGCAATGTAACCCACGCCTGTTTTGAACCAAATGAACTGGTCAAATTTTATCCGCGTGGCGAAAAAGAGCTTCGTGGTCCTTTTCATCAATTCTGTTCCGGAGATACCATCGAATGGTTCGAAAAACATGGCGTTGAACTTAAAATCGAAGAAGATGGCAGAATGTTTCCCGTTTCCAATTCCTCACAAACCATTATAGATTGTTTTTTAAACGCTACTGAAAAACTAGGCATAAAAGTACTGACAGGACAAAGTGTACAATCGATTTTTAAAAAGGAAGATTGCTGGAAAATTGATACTCAAAGTGAAAATTTTGCTGCCGAAAAATTAGTAATGGCCACCGGAAGCAATCCAAAAATCTGGGAAATGCTGCAAAATCAAGGACACGCAGTTATAAGTCCTGTTCCTTCCCTTTTTACTTTTAATATTAAAGATCCTCGAATAAAAGAATTACCCGGTGTTGCAGCACAAGTTACCGTTAATGTAAAGGATACCAAACTTGAATCGACCGGACCTTTGTTAATCACACATTGGGGAATGAGCGGCCCGGCCATTCTGAAACTTTCGGCCTGGGGAGCTCGTACCCTGTTCGATAAAAATTATCAATTTACTATTTTCGTCAATTGGTTAAATGATGTTGACGCAGAAGATGCTGAAAAAAAGCTAAAAGAACTAAAACAGGAGCATGCGAAGAAAGCCGTTTCGAAAAAATCGCCTTTCGACTTTCCGAATCGTTTGTGGGAAAGTTTAGTTCTGGCTTCGGGCATTGACACCGAAACTAAATGGGCCGATTTGTCTAAAAATCAATTACAACAGCTTGTTTCTCAACTTACAAAAGCAACCTTTCAAGTCAATGGAAAAAGTACTTTTAAGGAAGAATTTGTTACTGCGGGCGGAATCGATTTAAAAGAAATCAACTTCAAAACCATGGAAAGCAAGTTGCATAAAAACCTTTATTTTGCAGGCGAAATTGTCAATATTGATGCCATCACGGGAGGTTTTAATTTTCAAAATGCCTGGACAAGCGGGTTTATTTTGGCGAACTCCATTTAA
- a CDS encoding diphosphomevalonate/mevalonate 3,5-bisphosphate decarboxylase family protein, producing the protein MFTATDFIPKTYTSSIENGNFEWSAPSNIALVKYWGKKDNQIPANPSVSFTLNNCKTITKLGFAKKENQDSFSFDLLFEGKPKEDFKPKIQKFLERVHIYLPFLKDYHFTIDTQNTFPHSSGIASSASGMAALAMNFMSLEKVLNPQMSEEYFYQKASFLARLGSGSACRSVKGNVVVWGNQANIEGSSDLFGVEFPYTLHENFNNYQDTILLVDKGEKQVSSTVGHDLMHDHPYAERRFAQAHENLDQLIAIFESGNLNEFIKVVESEALTLHAMMMTSMPYFILMKPNTLQIINAIWKFRNETQIPVCFTLDAGANVHVLYPENVTDKVLQFIQDELVVFCQNGQYICDKIGAGAIAL; encoded by the coding sequence ATGTTTACAGCAACTGATTTTATTCCTAAAACCTATACTTCATCCATCGAAAACGGAAATTTTGAGTGGAGCGCACCCAGCAATATTGCATTAGTAAAATACTGGGGCAAAAAAGACAATCAAATTCCGGCAAATCCATCGGTGAGTTTTACTTTAAACAATTGCAAAACGATTACGAAATTAGGATTCGCAAAGAAAGAAAATCAGGATTCATTTTCTTTTGATTTACTTTTTGAAGGAAAACCAAAAGAAGATTTTAAACCTAAAATTCAAAAGTTTTTAGAACGAGTCCACATTTATTTACCTTTCCTGAAAGACTATCATTTCACAATTGATACTCAGAATACATTTCCGCACAGCTCCGGAATTGCTTCGTCGGCATCAGGAATGGCTGCTTTGGCGATGAATTTTATGAGTTTAGAAAAAGTATTAAATCCTCAAATGAGCGAGGAATACTTTTATCAAAAGGCTTCTTTTTTAGCCCGTTTGGGATCTGGAAGTGCCTGCCGAAGTGTAAAAGGTAACGTAGTCGTTTGGGGAAACCAGGCCAACATTGAAGGAAGTTCGGATTTGTTTGGCGTAGAATTCCCATATACTTTACATGAGAATTTCAACAACTATCAGGATACTATTTTACTGGTTGATAAAGGCGAAAAACAAGTTTCGAGTACCGTTGGACACGATTTGATGCACGACCATCCCTACGCCGAAAGACGTTTTGCTCAGGCACATGAAAATCTGGATCAGTTAATTGCTATTTTTGAAAGTGGTAATTTAAATGAATTCATTAAAGTTGTTGAGAGCGAAGCACTGACTTTGCACGCGATGATGATGACATCAATGCCTTATTTCATTTTAATGAAACCTAACACGCTGCAAATCATCAATGCCATCTGGAAGTTCAGAAACGAAACACAAATACCGGTTTGCTTTACACTTGATGCCGGAGCGAATGTTCACGTTTTATATCCCGAAAATGTTACCGACAAAGTGCTACAATTTATTCAGGACGAATTAGTTGTATTTTGTCAGAATGGTCAGTACATTTGCGACAAAATTGGAGCGGGCGCGATTGCATTATAA
- a CDS encoding pseudouridine synthase: MNNKEGNNKRGGSRPNSSRPNSNKPKPPMAKRAQGPKKVNPAVKAAEEAKAEKVKKQNQAPKRQKAADEIRLNKYISNSGVCSRRDADIYIQSGNVKVNGVPVTEMGYLVKLNDVVNFDGVTLTPEKKEYILLNKPKNFTTALDEGQEYRNVLELVRGSTTSKIAPIGRMDKNTTGLLLFTNDTDMIRKFTLPNQKSSKIYQVSLDKNLKFEDLEKISKGLVLDGHRVFVEEISYIEKEAKSEVGLKLRSSNVKVVRAIFENFDYDVLRIDRVSFAGLTKKNLPRGNWRFLTDQEIINLKNV; this comes from the coding sequence ATGAACAATAAGGAAGGCAATAATAAAAGAGGCGGATCGAGACCAAATAGCTCTAGGCCAAACTCTAACAAGCCAAAACCTCCTATGGCGAAACGTGCTCAAGGGCCGAAAAAAGTGAACCCTGCTGTGAAAGCTGCCGAAGAAGCAAAGGCGGAAAAAGTTAAAAAACAGAATCAGGCTCCAAAAAGACAAAAAGCTGCAGACGAAATTCGTTTGAACAAATACATCTCTAATTCAGGTGTTTGTTCACGTCGTGATGCCGATATATACATTCAGTCCGGAAATGTTAAAGTAAATGGCGTTCCGGTAACTGAAATGGGTTATTTAGTAAAATTAAATGATGTTGTAAATTTTGATGGTGTTACTTTAACTCCTGAAAAGAAAGAATACATTTTATTAAACAAACCTAAAAACTTTACAACTGCTCTTGACGAAGGTCAGGAATACCGTAATGTTTTAGAATTAGTTCGTGGTTCTACAACGTCAAAAATTGCTCCGATTGGAAGAATGGACAAAAATACAACTGGTTTATTGTTGTTTACGAACGATACTGACATGATTCGTAAATTTACTTTACCAAATCAGAAATCATCTAAAATCTACCAGGTTTCTTTAGATAAAAACCTAAAATTTGAGGATTTAGAAAAAATAAGCAAAGGCTTGGTTCTTGACGGACACCGCGTTTTTGTTGAAGAAATCAGTTATATTGAAAAAGAAGCGAAAAGTGAAGTAGGTCTTAAATTACGTTCTTCGAATGTAAAAGTAGTACGTGCTATTTTCGAGAACTTTGATTATGATGTGTTGCGTATAGACCGTGTATCATTTGCAGGTTTAACCAAGAAGAATTTACCAAGAGGTAACTGGCGTTTTTTAACTGACCAGGAAATCATCAACTTGAAAAACGTTTAA
- a CDS encoding type II toxin-antitoxin system RelE/ParE family toxin: protein MRQIIISDLAQSAIENLLEYLEVKWSERIRKKFAIKLYQTVKILQVNPEAFPKSEHNKKVHKCVITKQSTLFYKFNNKRIEIIAFFDTRQDPNKIKKDIK from the coding sequence ATGAGGCAAATTATAATTTCAGACCTCGCTCAATCAGCTATTGAAAATCTTCTAGAATATTTAGAAGTGAAATGGTCAGAGAGAATCCGGAAAAAATTTGCAATTAAACTATATCAAACGGTAAAAATTCTTCAAGTTAACCCTGAAGCATTCCCAAAATCTGAGCACAATAAAAAAGTACATAAATGTGTGATTACAAAACAATCCACATTATTCTATAAATTCAACAATAAAAGAATTGAGATAATTGCTTTTTTCGACACCAGACAAGACCCAAATAAAATAAAAAAAGACATAAAATAA
- a CDS encoding DUF456 domain-containing protein, producing MDLLLLLFGFVCMIVGIFGSFLPVLPGLSSCWVGLLLLYLTKAVENNYWVLGITLVFTIAITILDYVIPAKGTKKFGGSSYGVWGTNIGLIVGIIAPIPFGVIIGPFIGALVGELIYDSTNHQRALKAATGSVLGFLASSFVNFLCCIIYLGIFISIVWQNRLLLF from the coding sequence ATGGATTTACTATTGTTATTATTTGGTTTTGTATGCATGATTGTTGGGATTTTTGGTAGTTTTTTACCTGTGTTACCCGGATTGTCATCTTGTTGGGTGGGGCTCTTATTGCTGTATTTAACAAAAGCTGTTGAAAATAATTATTGGGTTTTAGGAATTACACTAGTGTTTACCATTGCAATCACAATTCTCGATTATGTGATTCCGGCAAAAGGGACAAAGAAGTTTGGCGGGAGTTCGTATGGAGTCTGGGGAACGAACATTGGTTTAATCGTTGGTATTATTGCTCCTATTCCTTTCGGAGTGATTATCGGGCCTTTTATCGGGGCTCTTGTTGGAGAATTGATCTATGATTCGACCAATCATCAGCGCGCATTAAAAGCAGCGACAGGTTCTGTTTTGGGTTTTCTGGCCTCCAGTTTTGTGAATTTTTTATGCTGCATTATCTACCTGGGTATTTTTATTAGCATTGTTTGGCAAAATCGCCTATTACTGTTTTAA
- a CDS encoding alpha-amylase family glycosyl hydrolase — protein sequence MKKYIFLFLPLVSLIMSCSGSKSVTMNNDTSKIPFVWEGANVYFLLTDRFYNGDPSNDLNFNRTKTPGKLRGFEGGDIIGITKKIESGYFTQLGINAIWLTPVVEQIHGGVDEGTGLSYGFHGYWAKDWTALDPNFGTKEDLANLVKKAHAKGIRIILDGVINHTGPVTPEDPVWPSDWVRTGVVCDYKSFENTTMCTLVDNLPDVKTESTQDVELPLLLIEKWKKEGRYEKEIASLDEFFKRTGYPRSPKYYIIKWLTDYITAFGIDGYRGDTVKHTEESVWADFKKECDYAFEVWKKQHPLEVLDQNPFYTIAEVYGYGISGGLDYDFGDRKVNYFQNGFNSMINFEFKWNAAQNDYEGLFSKYSNHFTNELKGYSVLNYMSSHDDGQPFDPNRTKSIESGTKLLLSPGMSQVYYGDESARPLVIEGTQGDATLRSNMNWDEIQNNPETQKTLLHWQKLGQFRRNHPAVGAGIHSQINAQPYVFSRTFTKDAYTDKVVIGLDLPKGKKELPVGAIFPNGTKLKDTYSNQNTEVIDGKVTIDSDFDIVLLEKE from the coding sequence ATGAAAAAATACATTTTCCTTTTTTTACCTTTAGTATCCTTAATCATGAGTTGTTCTGGCTCAAAATCAGTTACAATGAATAACGATACTTCAAAAATACCTTTCGTTTGGGAAGGAGCCAATGTTTATTTTTTACTTACCGATCGCTTTTACAATGGAGATCCTTCTAACGACCTCAATTTCAATCGAACCAAAACTCCGGGAAAATTACGTGGTTTTGAAGGTGGCGATATTATTGGAATCACCAAAAAAATCGAATCCGGTTATTTTACTCAATTAGGAATCAATGCGATCTGGCTAACTCCCGTTGTCGAGCAAATACATGGTGGCGTTGACGAAGGAACAGGTCTTAGCTATGGTTTTCATGGTTATTGGGCAAAAGACTGGACGGCACTGGATCCAAATTTCGGAACTAAGGAAGACTTGGCCAATTTAGTCAAAAAAGCACATGCAAAAGGCATCCGAATTATTCTGGACGGTGTTATCAACCACACAGGTCCGGTAACTCCGGAAGATCCCGTTTGGCCTTCAGACTGGGTGCGAACAGGAGTGGTTTGTGATTACAAATCATTTGAAAACACAACCATGTGCACCTTAGTGGACAACCTTCCGGATGTAAAAACAGAAAGTACACAAGATGTCGAATTACCCCTTCTTTTAATCGAAAAATGGAAGAAAGAAGGCCGTTATGAAAAAGAAATCGCTTCACTCGATGAATTCTTCAAAAGAACAGGATATCCAAGAAGTCCAAAATATTATATCATAAAATGGCTCACCGATTATATTACAGCATTCGGAATTGACGGTTATCGAGGCGATACCGTAAAACATACCGAAGAAAGTGTCTGGGCCGATTTTAAAAAAGAATGCGACTATGCTTTCGAAGTCTGGAAAAAACAGCATCCTCTGGAAGTCTTAGATCAAAACCCCTTTTATACGATTGCCGAAGTTTACGGATACGGAATAAGCGGCGGACTGGACTATGATTTTGGAGATCGAAAAGTAAATTATTTCCAAAACGGTTTCAACAGCATGATTAATTTTGAATTCAAGTGGAATGCCGCTCAAAACGACTATGAAGGTTTGTTTTCAAAATATTCCAATCACTTTACTAATGAACTAAAAGGATATTCGGTTTTAAACTATATGTCATCGCATGACGATGGTCAGCCTTTTGATCCCAACCGAACCAAAAGCATAGAGAGCGGAACTAAATTATTGCTTTCACCTGGAATGTCACAGGTATATTATGGTGATGAATCGGCGCGGCCTTTAGTCATTGAAGGCACACAAGGTGATGCAACGCTGCGCTCGAATATGAATTGGGACGAGATTCAAAACAATCCCGAAACACAAAAAACACTATTGCACTGGCAAAAATTAGGTCAGTTTCGACGAAATCATCCTGCGGTTGGTGCCGGAATTCATTCGCAGATCAACGCACAACCTTATGTTTTTTCAAGAACTTTCACAAAAGATGCCTATACCGATAAAGTTGTAATTGGCTTGGATTTACCCAAAGGCAAAAAAGAACTTCCAGTTGGTGCTATCTTCCCCAACGGAACAAAATTAAAAGACACCTACTCCAATCAAAATACCGAAGTAATTGATGGAAAAGTAACTATTGATAGTGATTTCGATATTGTTTTATTGGAAAAAGAATAG